In Luteimonas sp. MC1750, the following proteins share a genomic window:
- a CDS encoding 5'-nucleotidase: MPSDVLPPLIVAISSRALFDLEDSHALFERDGIEAYAEHQRINEDEILEPGIAFPLVRKLLALNEGASPEAPRVEVILLSRNSADTGLRIFNAIQHHGLAISRATFTSGEPTWPYIRPFGAQLFLSANPESVRAALVNGVAAATILPAKAPAHRHDQLRIAFDGDAVIFGDEGERVSRESGIEAFHRHEIERAREPLSGGPFRGFLDALHHLQAAYPPGEASPIRTALVTARSAPAHERVIRTLREWGVRLDEALFLGGRAKGPFLDVFGADIFFDDSQHNIDSARQHVTTGHVPHGVSNPV; the protein is encoded by the coding sequence ATGCCATCCGACGTCCTTCCGCCGCTGATCGTCGCCATCTCGTCCAGGGCGCTGTTCGACCTCGAGGACAGCCACGCGCTGTTCGAGCGCGACGGCATCGAGGCCTATGCCGAACACCAGCGCATCAACGAGGACGAGATCCTCGAGCCGGGCATCGCCTTCCCGCTGGTGCGCAAGCTGCTCGCGCTCAACGAGGGTGCGTCGCCCGAGGCGCCGCGGGTGGAAGTCATCCTGCTGTCGCGCAACTCGGCCGACACCGGCCTGCGCATCTTCAACGCCATCCAGCACCACGGCCTGGCCATCTCGCGCGCGACCTTCACTTCGGGCGAGCCGACCTGGCCCTACATCCGCCCCTTCGGCGCCCAGCTGTTCCTGTCGGCCAACCCGGAGTCGGTGCGCGCCGCGCTGGTGAACGGCGTGGCGGCCGCGACCATCCTGCCGGCCAAGGCGCCGGCGCACCGGCATGACCAGCTGCGCATCGCCTTCGACGGCGACGCGGTGATCTTCGGCGACGAGGGCGAGCGGGTCTCGCGCGAGTCCGGCATCGAGGCCTTCCACCGCCACGAGATCGAGCGGGCGCGCGAGCCGCTGTCCGGAGGGCCGTTCCGCGGCTTCCTCGACGCGCTGCACCACCTGCAGGCGGCCTATCCGCCCGGCGAGGCCTCGCCGATCCGCACCGCGCTGGTGACCGCGCGCTCGGCGCCTGCGCACGAGCGGGTGATCCGCACCCTCCGCGAGTGGGGCGTGCGCCTGGACGAGGCGCTGTTCCTGGGCGGGCGCGCGAAGGGGCCCTTCCTCGACGTCTTCGGCGCCGACATCTTCTTCGACGATTCGCAGCACAACATCGACTCGGCGCGCCAGCACGTGACCACCGGCCACGTGCCCCACGGAGTGTCGAACCCGGTCTGA
- a CDS encoding DUF2939 domain-containing protein — MTDTRRLRLAGWIVAAVLLALLAWTASGPWRAVAGIRQAVDAGDARALARYVDFPALRASLKPQVQDRIVRAAGVEAQTGPFAAFGLTVATGLAGGLVDAMVTPTGLAALMEGRKVWERASNEPPRSRAVTGTGATGSARADAAAASATAPRLRYESLSRSSAIVTLDDGSALTLVLTRQGLRWRLSEIRLPPADAPGATLP; from the coding sequence ATGACCGATACCCGCAGGCTCAGGCTCGCCGGCTGGATCGTGGCGGCGGTGCTGCTTGCGCTGCTTGCCTGGACCGCCAGCGGGCCCTGGCGGGCGGTGGCCGGCATCCGCCAGGCGGTGGACGCCGGCGACGCCCGCGCACTGGCGCGGTACGTCGACTTTCCCGCGCTGCGCGCCAGCCTCAAGCCGCAGGTGCAGGACCGCATCGTCCGCGCCGCCGGCGTAGAGGCGCAGACGGGACCGTTCGCGGCCTTCGGGCTGACCGTGGCCACCGGGCTGGCGGGCGGGCTGGTCGACGCCATGGTCACGCCCACCGGCCTGGCCGCACTGATGGAAGGCCGCAAAGTCTGGGAGCGCGCCAGCAACGAGCCGCCGCGTTCGCGCGCAGTTACCGGCACCGGCGCCACAGGCAGCGCACGGGCCGACGCAGCGGCCGCATCTGCAACAGCGCCACGCCTGCGTTATGAATCGCTCTCCCGCAGCTCGGCCATCGTGACGCTCGATGACGGCAGTGCACTCACGCTGGTGCTGACGCGCCAGGGCCTGCGCTGGCGTCTGTCCGAGATCCGCCTGCCCCCGGCCGATGCGCCGGGGGCCACCCTGCCCTGA
- a CDS encoding NAD(P)/FAD-dependent oxidoreductase, which yields MTQRIAVLGAGPSGLAQLRAFDAARRAGADVPEIVCFEKQSDLGGMWNYTWRTGLDQHGEPVHASMYRYLWSNGPKECLEFADYSFEEHFGRPIASYPPRPVLRDYIMGRIERSNLRHQIRFNTAVHSVEYSEDTGKFTVTVRELEDDRMVSEEFDWVVVATGHFSTPNAPAFEGLSQFPGRVLHAHDFRDACEFTGKDLLLVGSSYSAEDIGTQCHKYGAKSVTFSYRSAPMGYDWPEAFSERPLLLRVEGNTAHFADGSCQEVDAIILCTGYQHHFPFLPDGLTLRTSNRLYPQELYKGVFWIDNPKLVYLGMQDQYYTFNMFDAQAWFARDVILGRTALPGTDAMRADSEAWFARENACAGSDDDIDFQAAYVRDLVDRSDYPEFAIEEVAGMLKQWQRDKKAGILDYRDRSYRSTITGTLAPRHHTRWMEAMDDSLDAFLRKDAQPGTVPVEAAGGPALRVQPAPTRATAPAPEPELA from the coding sequence ATGACCCAACGCATCGCCGTCCTCGGCGCCGGCCCCAGCGGCCTGGCCCAGCTTCGTGCCTTTGACGCCGCCCGCCGCGCCGGCGCCGACGTCCCCGAGATCGTCTGCTTCGAGAAGCAGTCCGACCTCGGCGGGATGTGGAACTACACCTGGCGCACCGGCCTGGACCAGCACGGCGAGCCGGTGCACGCCAGCATGTACCGCTACCTCTGGTCGAACGGACCCAAGGAGTGCCTGGAGTTCGCCGACTACAGCTTCGAGGAGCATTTCGGTCGCCCGATCGCCTCGTATCCGCCGCGGCCCGTGCTGCGCGACTACATCATGGGCCGGATCGAGCGCAGCAACCTGCGCCACCAGATCCGTTTCAACACCGCGGTGCATTCGGTCGAGTACAGCGAGGACACCGGCAAGTTCACCGTGACCGTGCGCGAGCTCGAGGACGACCGCATGGTGAGCGAGGAGTTCGACTGGGTGGTGGTCGCGACCGGCCATTTCTCCACGCCCAACGCGCCCGCCTTCGAAGGCCTGTCGCAGTTCCCCGGCCGCGTGCTGCACGCGCATGACTTCCGCGACGCCTGCGAGTTCACCGGCAAGGACCTGCTGCTGGTGGGCAGCAGCTATTCGGCCGAGGACATCGGCACCCAGTGCCACAAGTACGGCGCGAAGTCGGTGACCTTCAGCTACCGCAGCGCACCGATGGGCTACGACTGGCCGGAGGCCTTCAGCGAGCGTCCGCTGCTGCTGCGCGTGGAGGGCAACACCGCGCACTTCGCCGACGGCAGCTGCCAGGAGGTGGACGCGATCATCCTGTGCACCGGCTACCAGCACCACTTCCCGTTCCTGCCCGACGGGCTGACCCTGCGCACCAGCAACCGCCTGTATCCGCAGGAGCTGTACAAGGGCGTGTTCTGGATCGACAACCCGAAGCTCGTCTACCTGGGCATGCAGGACCAGTACTACACCTTCAACATGTTCGACGCGCAGGCCTGGTTCGCGCGCGACGTGATCCTGGGCCGCACCGCGCTGCCAGGGACCGACGCCATGCGCGCCGACAGCGAGGCCTGGTTCGCGCGCGAGAACGCCTGCGCCGGCAGTGACGACGACATCGACTTCCAGGCCGCCTACGTGCGCGACCTGGTCGATCGCAGCGACTATCCCGAGTTCGCGATCGAAGAGGTGGCGGGCATGCTCAAGCAGTGGCAGCGCGACAAGAAGGCCGGGATCCTCGACTATCGCGACCGGAGCTACCGCTCGACGATCACCGGGACTCTTGCGCCACGGCACCACACCCGCTGGATGGAGGCGATGGACGATTCGCTGGACGCCTTCCTGCGCAAGGACGCGCAGCCCGGGACCGTGCCGGTGGAAGCCGCCGGAGGTCCGGCCTTGCGCGTGCAGCCGGCGCCCACGCGCGCTACAGCCCCCGCGCCGGAGCCCGAGCTGGCCTGA
- a CDS encoding NAD kinase, translating to MTGSPRIAFLASPAADAQAALARFTARHGQCAPDASDIICALGGDGFMLQTLHRHGALGKPVYGLKLGTVGFLMNHYQGEAGSVPDLMSRLEGAEPAVLRPLEMVAATESGASVGSLAYNEVSLLRQTRQAAHVSIELNGQVRLDELVCDGVMLATPAGSTAYNYSAHGPILPLGSSVVALTPIAAFRPRRWRGALLKADTVVRFRVLDPYKRPVSATADSHEVRDVVEVTIQESRDRTVTLLFDPEHNLEERILSEQFET from the coding sequence ATGACCGGATCGCCGCGCATCGCCTTCCTCGCCAGTCCCGCCGCCGACGCGCAGGCCGCGCTGGCCCGCTTCACCGCCCGCCACGGCCAGTGCGCCCCGGACGCGTCCGACATCATCTGCGCCCTGGGCGGCGACGGGTTCATGCTGCAGACGCTGCATCGCCACGGTGCGCTGGGCAAGCCGGTCTACGGGCTCAAGCTCGGAACCGTCGGCTTCCTGATGAACCATTACCAGGGCGAGGCCGGCAGCGTGCCGGACCTGATGTCGCGGCTGGAAGGGGCCGAGCCGGCCGTGCTGCGGCCGCTGGAGATGGTGGCGGCCACCGAATCCGGCGCCAGCGTCGGATCGCTCGCCTACAACGAAGTGTCGCTGCTGCGCCAGACGCGCCAGGCGGCGCATGTCTCGATCGAACTCAACGGCCAGGTGCGGCTTGACGAGCTGGTCTGCGACGGCGTGATGCTGGCCACGCCCGCGGGCAGCACCGCGTACAACTATTCCGCGCACGGTCCGATCCTGCCGCTGGGCAGCAGCGTCGTGGCGCTCACCCCGATCGCCGCGTTCCGCCCGCGGCGCTGGCGCGGCGCGCTGCTGAAGGCCGACACGGTGGTGCGCTTCCGCGTGCTCGATCCCTACAAGCGGCCGGTGAGCGCGACGGCCGATTCGCACGAGGTGCGCGACGTGGTCGAGGTGACCATCCAGGAGTCGCGAGACCGCACGGTGACCCTGCTGTTCGACCCGGAGCACAACCTGGAAGAACGCATCCTCAGCGAGCAGTTCGAGACCTGA
- a CDS encoding DUF2461 domain-containing protein, with protein sequence MTSYFTPHTFRFLRALARHNERAWFHAHKHEYDAHVRDPLQRLITDLQPDLAAVSLQFRADPRAVGGSLYRIQRDTRFANDKSPYKTWQGARLFHARRQELATPLYYLHIQPGGCFVGAGIWRPESPNLRTIRQFIVDNPAGWQAAAHAPAFRRRYTLDDEDRLVRPPRGFPADFAFIDDLRHRSFVAWRPLDDDTVTGPRLRQVLAKDLRDLAPFVDYLCAALDLEF encoded by the coding sequence ATGACCAGCTACTTCACCCCCCACACCTTCCGCTTCCTGCGCGCGCTGGCGCGTCACAACGAGCGCGCCTGGTTCCACGCGCACAAGCACGAGTACGACGCGCACGTGCGCGACCCGCTGCAGCGGCTCATCACCGACCTCCAGCCCGACCTCGCGGCCGTCAGCCTCCAGTTCCGCGCGGACCCGCGCGCCGTCGGCGGCTCGCTCTACCGGATCCAGCGCGATACCCGCTTCGCCAACGACAAGAGCCCGTACAAGACCTGGCAGGGCGCGCGGCTGTTCCACGCGCGCCGGCAGGAGCTGGCGACGCCGCTGTACTACCTGCACATCCAGCCCGGCGGCTGCTTCGTCGGCGCCGGCATCTGGCGCCCCGAATCACCGAACCTGCGCACCATCCGCCAGTTCATCGTCGACAACCCCGCCGGCTGGCAGGCCGCCGCGCACGCGCCCGCGTTCCGCCGCCGCTACACGCTCGACGACGAGGACCGGCTGGTGCGCCCGCCGCGCGGCTTCCCGGCCGACTTCGCCTTCATCGACGACCTGCGCCACCGCAGCTTCGTCGCCTGGCGTCCGCTGGACGACGACACGGTCACCGGCCCGCGACTGCGCCAGGTGCTGGCGAAGGACCTGCGCGACCTCGCGCCCTTCGTCGACTATCTGTGCGCGGCACTCGACCTGGAGTTCTGA